Proteins encoded by one window of Monoglobus pectinilyticus:
- a CDS encoding TIM barrel protein translates to MLEFKSESFAQFGPAGNSDDFFEEGNKSVYDVPKWLEKNGLGAYEYQCGHGVRISDDSAKDLGDIAEGKHIRLSIHAPYYISLSSVEEAKRDKSIEYILQTLRAAKYMRADRIVVHSGSCGKITRIEALKLASDTLRRAVKAADENGYGNIRICPETMGKVNQLGNVEEVIKLCQIDERFLPTLDFGHINAQSLGKYNTKESIKSIFDLIENKLGYERAKNFHAHYSRIEYTRAGEKKHHTMAETEYEPDFEPIAELIAERNYTPRIICESAGTQTKDACSMQKIYKELINKID, encoded by the coding sequence ATGCTGGAATTTAAGAGTGAAAGTTTTGCTCAATTTGGTCCTGCCGGAAATTCAGATGATTTTTTTGAAGAAGGAAATAAATCCGTTTATGATGTTCCGAAATGGCTGGAAAAAAATGGACTGGGTGCGTATGAATATCAATGCGGTCACGGGGTTAGAATTTCTGATGACTCTGCAAAAGATCTCGGCGATATTGCAGAAGGGAAACACATAAGATTATCTATACATGCACCTTATTATATAAGTCTATCATCTGTTGAGGAAGCAAAGAGAGATAAAAGTATAGAATATATTTTGCAAACGTTAAGAGCTGCTAAATATATGCGTGCTGATAGGATTGTAGTTCATTCAGGTTCTTGCGGAAAAATAACTAGAATTGAAGCTCTTAAACTTGCTTCGGATACTCTGCGCAGGGCAGTTAAAGCCGCTGATGAGAACGGATATGGCAACATACGCATATGTCCGGAAACAATGGGAAAAGTTAATCAATTAGGGAATGTTGAAGAGGTTATAAAATTATGTCAAATTGATGAGAGATTTTTACCTACTCTTGATTTTGGTCATATAAACGCTCAGTCTTTAGGTAAATATAATACAAAAGAAAGTATAAAAAGTATTTTTGATTTAATCGAAAATAAATTGGGGTATGAGCGTGCTAAGAATTTTCATGCGCATTATTCAAGAATAGAGTATACAAGAGCCGGCGAGAAGAAACATCATACAATGGCAGAAACCGAATATGAACCGGACTTTGAACCGATTGCTGAACTTATTGCAGAGAGGAACTATACTCCAAGAATTATTTGTGAATCTGCAGGAACACAGACAAAAGATGCGTGTTCAATGCAAAAAATATATAAAGAATTAATTAATAAAATTGATTAA
- a CDS encoding YqeG family HAD IIIA-type phosphatase: MGRFKDKFKPDIFCDDVYTLDIECLKKIGIKAIIFDIDNTLVTYDDLKAPEHTKKWFEMLHQNNILTCLVSNNNKERVENFAKSLNEPYFYAALKPKKKYIIKACDVIGVSPNEAALVGDQLFTDIYGGNRLGMYTIMVKAISDKENWFVHFKRSLEKYFLKEWF, from the coding sequence ATGGGTAGGTTTAAAGATAAATTTAAGCCGGATATTTTTTGTGATGATGTATATACTTTAGATATTGAATGTTTAAAGAAAATAGGTATCAAAGCTATTATATTTGATATTGATAATACATTGGTTACATATGACGATTTAAAGGCGCCTGAACATACAAAAAAATGGTTTGAAATGCTGCATCAAAATAATATTTTAACTTGCCTTGTTTCAAATAATAATAAAGAGAGGGTTGAAAATTTTGCAAAGTCGCTAAATGAACCATATTTTTATGCTGCGCTTAAACCAAAGAAAAAATATATAATAAAAGCTTGTGATGTGATCGGTGTTTCTCCAAACGAAGCAGCTTTGGTTGGTGACCAACTGTTTACGGATATTTATGGAGGCAATAGATTAGGTATGTATACTATTATGGTTAAAGCTATCTCAGATAAAGAAAACTGGTTTGTACATTTTAAACGCAGTTTGGAAAAATATTTTTTAAAGGAATGGTTTTGA
- the rpsU gene encoding 30S ribosomal protein S21 — translation MAEIRVKENESLDSALRRFKRSCAKAGVLSEVRKREHYEKPSVKRKKKSEAARKRKY, via the coding sequence ATGGCAGAAATAAGAGTAAAAGAAAATGAGTCGCTTGATAGTGCGCTTCGTCGTTTTAAGCGTTCTTGCGCTAAGGCAGGTGTTTTATCTGAGGTTAGAAAGAGAGAACACTATGAAAAGCCAAGCGTTAAACGCAAGAAGAAATCCGAGGCTGCTAGAAAACGCAAGTATTAA